The Lycium ferocissimum isolate CSIRO_LF1 chromosome 10, AGI_CSIRO_Lferr_CH_V1, whole genome shotgun sequence genome window below encodes:
- the LOC132034400 gene encoding RING-H2 finger protein ATL2: MGNDNPNLPDDPLVVDSSSKGGGYALSGKIMLSAIVILFGVVVFMVGLHLYARWYLLNQRRRDLVRRRRVHHRRTHIVFYVDNNNSGLTHANQGLEPAVLNSLPVFNYSNKTHTEPIECAVCLSELEENEKGRILPKCNHSFHLECIDMWFQSHSTCPLCRSPVEPVNEPDENRVDQVGVTVNEPGEHGEPGSSSGLCNSCQENSSVNNTTSLGGRRKGVDVRIDVPRRNNELLEEELEMGLRLSSPASQSRSPASRLLSLRRILSMNKKTPTGASTNSPGVGTSNCPAEFDLEIGEIAPCLAITVHLDHISATFIMHHNSVSDQLGHKYLGRDKGI; encoded by the coding sequence ATGGGTAATGATAACCCAAATTTGCCTGATGATCCATTGGTTGTTGACTCCTCATCCAAAGGAGGTGGCTATGCATTAAGTGGCAAAATAATGCTAAGTGCAATAGTCATCTTATTCGGTGTCGTTGTTTTCATGGTTGGTCTTCATTTATATGCACGTTGGTACCTTTTAAATCAACGTCGTCGTGATCTTGTTCGTCGACGTAGGGTTCACCATCGTCGTACCCATATCGTCTTTTACGTCGATAATAATAACTCCGGTTTAACCCATGCAAACCAGGGTCTCGAGCCGGCTGTTCTTAACTCCTTACCGGTTTTTAACTACTCCAACAAAACTCACACTGAACCGATTGAATGTGCTGTTTGTTTATCCGAACTCGAAGAGAATGAAAAGGGCAGGATTTTACCTAAGTGTAATCACTCTTTTCATTTGGAATGTATTGATATGTGGTTTCAATCTCATTCTACTTGCCCGCTTTGTCGGTCTCCGGTTGAGCCGGTTAACGAACCGGATGAAAACCGGGTTGATCAGGTAGGTGTAACGGTCAATGAACCGGGTGAACATGGTGAACCGGGTTCAAGTTCCGGTTTATGCAACTCTTGTCAGGAGAATAGTAGTGTTAATAATACGACGTCGTTGGGTGGAAGGAGAAAAGGAGTGGATGTAAGAATTGACGTGCCACGGAGGAATAACGAGTTATTGGAAGAGGAGTTGGAAATGGGACTCAGGCTGAGTTCACCAGCGAGTCAATCAAGATCACCCGCGAGTCGTTTATTGTCTTTGAGAAGGATACTCAGCATGAACAAGAAAACACCCACGGGAGCTAGTACTAATTCACCCGGTGTCGGAACAAGTAATTGCCCAGCCGAGTTCGATTTAGAAATCGGGGAAATTGCCCCGTGTCTGGCAATTACCGTTCACCTCGATCACATATCGGCAACGTTCATAATGCATCACAACTCAGTGAGTGACCAACTCGGGCACAAATATCTAGGTAGAGATAAaggaatatga